GGAGTCAAGACCGTCGCCGATCTCAAGGGTAAGATCGTCGGCGTAACCGGCGCCGGCGCGTTCTCCGACTTCGCCGTCCGGACCTATTTGAAAAAGCACGCCCTCGAACCGGACAAAGACGTGATCCTCCGCGCCGTCGGCAACACGACGATGCGCGCGGCGGCGCTGGAGAACGGTCTGGTCGCGGCCGCGCCGTTTTCTCCCGAGGACGCCGTCCGTCTCACGGCCAAAGGGTTCCCGCTGATCGTCAACATGAGCGAGTCGCTCGCGATCCCGCAAAGCATGCTCACCGCCCGCGACACCTTATTGGAAAAATATCCCGAAACCAGCAAGAGGTTTTTGAAGGCGCTGATCCTGGGAATCCAGCTCGCGAAAAAAAATAAAAAGGAAGCGATCAAGGCGGGCTACGAAGCCGGCCTCAAGGGCGAGCCCGACATCGTCGATCGATCCTACGACCTCTACGCTCCCGGCCTCACGCCGGATCTCTCGGTCGCCGTCGACGGCATCCAGCTCATGCTGGACGAGGACATCCGCTCCGGCCTGGTGGATAAAAAAATGACCGTCGAGCGCGTGATCAACGACCGCATCTTGAAACAGGCGCAGAACGAGCTCAGGCGCGAAGGCCGCCTGAGCCGCTAGCGCCGTCAACCGGAGGAAGTATGAAAATTTGCCATTACAACTCGAATCAAGCCGGCGTCATTGACGGCGACCAGGTCTATCCGATCGGAGAAGCTCTGGTGAAGGCCGGCCACGTGAGGGAGCGGTATACCATGCTGGGGGTGATCAACGCGCTGGCCAACGAGCCTGCCGCGATCGAGTGCGCGCGCGACGCTATGAAAACGGCTTCGCCCGTGCCGCTCGCCTCGGTCAAGTTGCTCGCGCCGATATTGAACCCGGGCTCGCTCTGGGCCGCGGCGGCGAACTACAAGGCGCACCAGGAAGAGATGAAGATCAAGATGGGAAGCTCGGATCGGTCGGAGCTCAGCAAGGACGATCTGATGGCCGAGTTTTTTTTGAAGCCGACCTCGTCGATCATCGGTCCCGGAGACACCGTGATCCTTCCCAAAATTTCCAAGGACGTGGACTTCGAGTGCGAGCTGTGCGCGGTGATGGGAAAGAAAGCGCGCTACGTGAGCGAGGAGAAAGCGCTCGAATATATCTTCGGCTACACGATCTGCTGGGACCTGAGCCAGCGCGATCCCTGGGGCCGCGGCCGGCACAACACGCGGAACCTACGCAAGGGCTTCGACACGTTCACCGCGCTCGGCCCGTGGATCGTAACTAAAGATGAGATTGACGAGCCGCAGAACCTCTCGATCGACGTCGAGC
The DNA window shown above is from Candidatus Binatia bacterium and carries:
- a CDS encoding ABC transporter substrate-binding protein; amino-acid sequence: MNFKFKTQNSKFNIVLAAATFLFCLQAATPAAQEKKNIRLVLVSLSWNSEIPLRVAMAKGYFKEQGLNVEPVFIRGGPAALAAMVSGDADFGSIGGAQAVIRARSRGLDVSIIGSISNSVNYAVVGAKGVKTVADLKGKIVGVTGAGAFSDFAVRTYLKKHALEPDKDVILRAVGNTTMRAAALENGLVAAAPFSPEDAVRLTAKGFPLIVNMSESLAIPQSMLTARDTLLEKYPETSKRFLKALILGIQLAKKNKKEAIKAGYEAGLKGEPDIVDRSYDLYAPGLTPDLSVAVDGIQLMLDEDIRSGLVDKKMTVERVINDRILKQAQNELRREGRLSR
- a CDS encoding fumarylacetoacetate hydrolase family protein — protein: MKICHYNSNQAGVIDGDQVYPIGEALVKAGHVRERYTMLGVINALANEPAAIECARDAMKTASPVPLASVKLLAPILNPGSLWAAAANYKAHQEEMKIKMGSSDRSELSKDDLMAEFFLKPTSSIIGPGDTVILPKISKDVDFECELCAVMGKKARYVSEEKALEYIFGYTICWDLSQRDPWGRGRHNTRNLRKGFDTFTALGPWIVTKDEIDEPQNLSIDVEQNGKPAMTAHTSDMICGIREHIRFLSSCLTLRPGDLITTGTPAGVKKLADGDRLRGTIEKIGSMELKVAAER